In the genome of Urocitellus parryii isolate mUroPar1 chromosome 7, mUroPar1.hap1, whole genome shotgun sequence, the window ACCTGGGCAGGCGCCAGTGCCTGCCCAGGTACCAGTGCCTGCCCAGGTGCCAGTGCCTGCACAAGTGCCTGCCCCTGCGCCTGGCTTCGCTCTCTTCCCTTCGTCTGGCCCTGTGGCCCCAGGGTCTCCTGCCCCTTTCTTGCCACTGCCAGGGGTTCCTTCTGGCCTTGAATTCTTGGTGCAGGTAAGTGGAAGGGAGAATGATGGAAGAAGAACTGGGCATTCAGGCCAGCCGTTTGATGTCAACGCTATCCCTACTCTTTCCAGATTGATCAGATCTTGATTCATCAGAAGGCTGAGCGAGTGGAAAGTAAGTAGAAATCCGAGTCAGTTGAGCATGTTACCGTGGGAGGGATGGTAGGTTCCTGGACGGGTGATGTGCATAAACCTCAGCTTGTTACCTTTGACAGCTTTCCTAGGCTGGGAGACCTGTAACCGGTATGAACTGCGCTCGGGAGCTGGGCAGCCTCTGGGTCAGGCGGCGGAGGAGAGCAACTGCTGCGCCCGTCTGTGCTGTGGCGCCCGCCGGCCACTGCGTGTCCGCCTGGCAGACCCTGGGGACCGTGAGGTGCTGCGCCTGCTCCGCCCGCTCCACTGTGGCTGCAGCTGCTGCCCCTGCGGCCTCCAGGAGGTGGGCGGTGAGGGATGAGACCTGGGAGAGGCTCCAGTCGGGGGCGGGCCTTGATAGCACAGGGTGGTGAATGCTGTGGGTGGGAACTTTAGTGAGGGGACTAAGTAGTAGTCTGAAGGTAGAGCTGAGACCAATGAGGGCTTAAGCCAGGGTCCTGGGCTCGGCAATGATTCTAACTGCCTTCCATTCCAGATGGAAGTACAGGCTCCTCCCGGCACCACTATTGGTCACGTGCTACAGACCTGGCATCCCTTCCTCCCTAAGTTCTCCATCCAGGATGCTGATCGCCAGACAGTCCTGCGAGTGGTGGGGCCTTGCTGGACCTGTGGCTGTGGCACAGACACCAACTTTGAGGTATTAGAAATAAggggattgggctggggatgtggctcaagcggtagcgcgctcgcctggcatgcgtgcggcccgggttcgatcctcagcaccacataccaacaaagatgttgtgtccaccaataactagtaaataaataaatatttaaaaaaaaaaaaaaaaaaaagaaataaggggaGATTCCTGGGACCTTTATAAACCAAGATGGCAGCTTCCATGAGGCAAGATGGCTTGACTAAGACCAAGCCCTTGACTTCATCAGTCCAAATCTATTGTTGCTCCTACTGTACACTTCcaattttcctccattcagaAATGGGATAGCCCTGTGGTCTTAATATAAAAGCACAGCAAAAAGGATTTCATCCTCAAGAGCAAATCTGATTGTTAATTACAACCCTGTATTTTGTGTACATGTGTGGAGGGGgatccaaggccagcctggattTAGGGTGAAGGATGATTATTAAGTCTGTCAAGGACTGGGTCCATGTGGCTGGCATGCATGAGTCTGTGATCCTATTCTCCGGAGCAAGCCTTGATTTAGTATCCCAGCTTGCCCTGCTGACCTTGAAGTCCAAATGACCCATCTGACATGAAGTCTAGGTTATGCCTTTTTTCTGTGCCTATCACCAACCTGAAGCCTGGAAAATTCAAGTGGCGAGAATTTCAGGAGGCCTGGGAAAACATCTTGGTTTCTAGAAGACAAGAACATTCCACAGTCCCCTGAGTTCTTTAGGGGATAATTTTCTGTGCggataagaataaaataacagGTATCATCCCATAGACTTTCCAATGCTTCTGATGAGGTGCTTTACCTCCTAaggtaacttttaaaaagtgaatcacCTTGATAGTCAGAGGGAGGTTCTGTGATGGGAACCAATTTAGAAGGAGACAGTTGTGTGATCTCTGTATGGGAATGTGTAAAGTGTGAGGTTCTTATAGGTCCAGTGTCCCTTTTACACCATTATAAATGGTCCACACTTGAAGCTGTTTGACTTTGAGACTGTTTGACCAGCTGGGACAGACCTTGCCCAGCCTGAGCCTGGGCTGCAGGAAGTGTTCCAGAACTGTAGGATAGAACGGAAGGGGATGGACAGGATATAAAAGGAAATCACTCCAGTTCTAGTCACTGGAGACTAAGCATAAAAAGGACCAGGAAGTCACTATGAATTACCACCCATTTGTCAAGATTGTTTCTTCTGGGATCAAAGAAGTCTATGGAAATCATGGACCCAGAGATCCATAGGCTTGGATCTCTGTAGATTAAGCTCAAATTCAATCCTGGACAAGGCACAGCCCTACTTTGCAGATTAAAATCACCTTTGGGCAGACATAGCTTTCTAGGAGCTTGCTTGACTAGTAAAGTACACCAAGATTTTGTCGTCCTTCTTTGCCATCTCAGCCAGGCTACTTTGTGCAGGGTACAGACTGTACTGTGGGTTTTTGGGACACTGGTGATCAAAGCAAATCTAGCAATTAGTTAAACACTAAGTGGATTTTGTGCTTCTATTTCCTCCTACCACTGATGTCCAGGTGTGGTCTCTAGAGAACAACAGATGTGAGTCCTGATTTTCCCTATGTATTTGTAGCGTGACCCAGGGTACCTCAGTTCCCCCAGCTTCTATAGAAACCCAAAGCTCTTAGGAAGATTCACAAAGTGTAGAGCCTGGACAATACATACATGGCAACTGTGGGAGTGAGATTTGAGGCAACTGAGATTGGTTGCATCCTCCCCAGTTGGGTCTTTCTCCCTCCCAACAGGTGAAGACTAGGGATGAATCCCGCAGCGTGGGCCGCATCAGCAAGCAGTGGGGAGGGCTGCTCCAAGAAGCCCTCACAGATGCAGATGACTTTGGCCTACAGTTTCCACTGGATCTGGACGTGAAGGTGAAGGCTGTGCTGCTGGGAGCCACATTCCTCATTGTGAGTTGGCTATCTCTGCCCCTTCTGCCTCTCATTTGCTGTTATGTGAAGCTTTGTGCACTTCCTCGCCTTTCTAGGAGGTTAGAGACAAATGTTATGGAGGGTTGTGGGTCCAGACCTGGGTTGTGATGACTGAGCCAGACTGGCTCAGCCAGATCTCCTGTTGACGGTGGCCTTTCCTCAGGACTACATGTTCTTCGAGAAGCGAGGAGGTGCTGGGCCTTCTGCCATCACCAGTTAGAGGCTGCCTCTGGGTGAGGAGACCATCGCCTCAACAAGAATTCAAGATGGTCccctgccctggcctggccccTCCTCAGAGGCAGCCCCTTTCTTCCACGTACACTGCAGGGAACAGACACGGGTGCCTGAGTGGCTGGGGGCATGATGCCCTATCCTTACCCTCTCCCCTGGCCTCCTTCACCTGTGGCTCTGCAGAAGGGTGTGTATGGGAGCCCTACCCTGCTGTCTCCTACCACTGTCTCCCAGCAGTCCCTTGGCACACAGGCATTATTGGCTTTCAGACTGTCCCTACCCACTCCTTCCCAACTTCTTCCAGGGTCTCTGTACCAGAAGTGGCCTTTGGAACCCAGGGCTTGGATTTTACAACAGGGCTGGCAGGGGAAGGGCAAGTAGCACCAAAGATGGCAGATATACCACTCTCCCCCTGTATCAGCTTGGCCAATTCAGCATTAGGCTGAACTGGCACTTTGAGGGGATTCCTAGTTCCCCGCCAACAGCTGTAGAGGCTGGGCTCCAGTGCCAACTTCCTTTCTCCCTCGGGCCCTGCCCATAGCTGGTGCTTGCTGCAGCTTCCTGTGCCTTATTTAACCCCCCGCCCCTTCCTTCCCTTGCCTAGGAAGGAGGCTGCACCTTTGTATGTTGTATTCATATAAACTTTGTAACTTTTTGAACATTTGAAGATGTATGTAATGGGGGAGGGTAGAAGAAAGAGTtgatgtggggaaaaaacaaagGGAACTATCTCCTAGTCTATTCTACAAGGATCAAATATCCTTAAGTCCAGGAGGGCAATTTTCATCACCCATAATGGGGAGGGCTGTTTGAACCATATGCCCCAAGTCAATATGGCTGCTTCCACCATCTTGGCCCCACAGAGTCCAGTGAGGTAGCTAATAACACTTCAGGATGGCTATTCCCATGGTCCAGTGTGACCCCTTGATCACTTTCTGTAGTGATGAGAGGCATCCTTTGGATAAGACATGTTCCAGCTCTTTTCCTTCTAAGTCCTCCTCTTCTTTGGGAGTGTGGTGGACTTGATCCTTCTTGAACCAGCCAAGGGAGCTTAGGCCCTCAGAGGCCAAGGAGCAGGGTACGGAGGAAACATTTGTCAGTGACCAACTCTGTGCTCCCCTGGGTATTTCCTGTATCCGCCTATAGCAAGTGGGATCTCTCAAGGTGGGAAAGTCTGCTCCTGTCAAGACCTTATTCTGGTTCTGCTTAATCTTACATGGCAGGCCCTGAGAGGCCCAGGCATTCTGTGCTGGTGTCCATGGCTGAGACAGTAGAACTCAGGACCGGGCCAGGACATAACGACTGGCAGCAGAGAGGTCCCACTGGTAGTGCTCCAGGATGCGCCAACAGTCCGTTCTAGACCGGCTACTCAGGTGGAAGAGCTGGTCTACCTGAAGGATCAACAGGGAGGGTAGCTGAATGACAGAtaggagggcaggagaagaggGAGCCTGGGAGAAGGGTCTGGCTTTACCTTGAGGTTCCGGATGGCAGAAACAACATCTCCCCCAGTGGCTTTTAGTGCTGCTTGGCACTCCTGGTGAGTGACTCCATGCACGGTCAGCTCCATCTGTGGGGACAAAAGCCTCACTCAAGTTCCTGCCCTATTCTCTAGGCCTTTCTGGACACCAGGCCCATTTCAGTGAGACCTCACCTCTGTAATCTTCCTCTGCCACTCAGGGTCAAGCAAGAGGCCTCCAGAGGAGACAGTGGCTTTACTGGCTCCAGGCACTCCAATGCGGTGATTGTGTGGGGGTTCTCTTTTGGGCCAAGGAGGCCGTTCCCTAGGGGGCTGGCTGGGCTGAGAAGAGTTGGAGGTAAAAGGCAGGCGTGGAGGCAGGCCTGGGGGTCCTTGAGGCACAGCTCTGGCATGTCGAAGTTCAGGGGGGCTTGAACCACCCCCTGTAGGGCGAGGGCCCAAGGACAGAACTGACTCCAGACTCTTGGAAATACCTGCACAGTTGAGAAAGAAACTTGAGAGGAGGCTCAGGTGCTAGGTCCCACCTTCTTCCTGCTTTCTGTCTTTCGTTTTGAGCTGGGTGGTTTGATAAGAACTTTCAGATGAGCTAGTTGGACTTGACCATGTATATAGGTAAGATGATAAAAGACATATATAAGTGGGCATCAAGACCTAGGCAGCTGAGGGACCAGTGAACTCAAAGGTCAAAGTGGTAACACACTGTCcagtggggaaggaaggaggacttCAGATCTCTTAAGATCTTCAATTAtcggagctggggttgtggctcagtggtagaacactagcctagcatgtgtgaggtaccgagtatgattctcagcaccccatgtaaataaatgaacaaaacaaaggcccatcaatgtctaaaaaaaaaaaatattaaaaaaaaaaaagatcttcaatTGTAGCTGGCCActatggcatatgcctgtaatcccagcaactctagaggctgaggcaggaggattgcaagttccaggccagcatcagcaacttggcaaggccctaagtaattgcACAAGaccttgtcaaaataaaaaataaaaagggacggggatgtagctcagtggtcaagtgcccctgggtttaatctttagtagcaaaaaaaaaaaaaaaaaaaaaaaaaaaaaatcaagtatagTTAGGATTACCACTGGCAGAATTTGAAGGAAGAAATCATATATGCAAAGGCATGAATCCTGCATACCCACCTTTCATCCTCTGCAAGGGAGCCTTCCTTCTCTGGCCCCATGCTGGAGGTAGATCCCGAGGCTTTGccttctctctgtccctgtcaAAGAATGATCCAGTTCATCCTCCATACCTCCTCCACATACATATATCAATGTCACCTCCCAAAGAAACTGGTGCTCCCAGGCATGCTGAGACCTAGGGTGGAAACTCCTCCTGGGAGACAAGTACAGCCTCTCTCCAGTTTGTCCTAGTCTTATTCCTAAGTTTCCCATTCAGAGAAGTTGCTGTACATAGCCCATTCCCCTAGTCCAGCATAGCCCAGTTCTATCCCCAGCCTTTCAGCTCCTTACCCATCTATGCTTCCCCTGTGTTGCTCTCCTCGGGCTGGAGAGCCTCTGTGGACTGGGCGGGTGGCTGGAGAGCCCCCCAAGTCTGCCAGCGtcactgctgaggctgggaaACTGCCCGCTTTAAAGGTGCGTCCATTCTGTCCCTTCCAGGTTGTGGAATCTGGGCTGTGTGGGAAGAGAAGCTGGTGAAGGGGATGTAAGCAAGGGGAAAAGTGGCAGCTGGGCTGGGGCACATTCAGCTCACTATGCCTTGTGGCTTTTTCTGCCTGGAGGAAGGGAAGCCTTTTTCTCACCAACACAAAAGGTTCTCTATGGGTCAGTTGGGGCTCCAGCAGGGAGACTGGGACTGCACTGGAGCTTAGGGCCcagtggggaagggaggagaagacaCAGAAGACCAGGGTTCGAGGAATtagaaagaagcagagaggggACCAAGAATCTAGAAGGCTGGGAGTGGGGGTCCCTGGGGAGTGCTAGGCTGTCACCTGCCCTCAATGATGGTAATGGGATCACCGGGCTCCATCCGCAGGGCTCCTGGCTCTGTGACACTCCTCACGCAGCGTCCTTCAGAAGGCCAGGCCTGTGAAGACAGAAGGAAACAGCTGGGCTTTTGGCCTGAGTCAAACGGGTAATATGGGAGCAGTGCAGAAAATAGACCTCCCTCTGTTTATATTGCTACCAGTCATATCCATACCAGGTGTGTCCTCTGTGCTGGGATCCAGTGGGATTATCCCTACCTCTCAGGTGTAATCCAGTGGGGGAGGCCAATCTGGGTTCCATATCAAATTGGACCCAGCCCAGGGTTCAGAAAGCAACAAAGGAAAGCCCTGTCTCTGCCTAGGGGGACCAAGGGGATGGCCATCCTGTTCACCACTTTTATCCTACATCCAGGCCCATCAGGTTGGCCTCCTAAGGCACCCCTGCAAAATTTCCACTCCTCTCCAGTCCTACTGCTTCGACCCTCACCCTGACCTCTTCATCTCACTTCTGTTTCACATTCATTGTCAGTGTCATCCCTCTAAGTTATTCCTGGACCAGGCTAAAGTGAAATATTGTTGACTTGTGATTCCCCTGTTCAACACCCTTCCACAACTCCCAAATGCCCTCAGAGTGAAGACTAAACCCCTTAATAGTAGAATGTGGTGATTTAGGGAAAAGCTCAGAAGTCACGTTGATTAGAGCTGATCCCAACTCCTCCGCTTCTTGTGTAACTTCAGGCAACTTCTAAATTGTCATTGCCTCAACTGCCCCATCTCTTAAATGGAGATGAAAATAATTACCTCATGGTATTATTGAGAGAACTAAAATACTGAACAGGCATAAAGATACCTGTAAAATATCCTTAAATACAGTATCTCACATAGATCAAGTGCTCTTTGTAGTAGCAGTGGTCCTTAACATGCCCTAGGAAATGCTCACCTCTGTGGCCTCATtacttccttttcccctcccacGTGGAACCTCTGTTCCTTTGCTTGTAAAACGCTCATGgagatggtgggggtggggaatgacCTGCCGCTTGCTCTCCTCAGTGCCCCCTTCTCTGGCTCAGACAAGGACTCCAGCCCTTCAGCCTGCATCTGAGTAGCCACTCCTCCACCCGCCCCTCCCCTACCCACCTCCGGGGCTCTGAATCTGTTTTGTTTACAGCTGGGTCTCACAGCCCTACATAGACCTGCGGATATGTTAGTTGTTTTAAACCCACCTTGCTAGAGATTGaccccaggacctcatgcatattaggcaaatgctttaccaccaagctatactcccagtcttttaaaatttttaactttgagactgggtctggctaaattgtccATATTGTTCTCTTAACTCTTGTGTTCCTCCGGgtctctgggattagaggtatgcacCACAGCCACCTGGCTAGGTGATATTTGTCTAATGTATGAAATCCTGGGagagagaatgaaggaaagagagactGGATCTGGGGAGTTGCAGGTCCCCACCTCTTGCAGCAACCCTTCCAGGCAGGAAAAGCTAGGCCGGTCCGCAGGGTGAGGGGCCCAGCAGCGTAAGGCCAGGGAGTAGAGGGCCCTGGAGCACAGGGGAGGCCTTGGAAGCCGAGCTCGGTCCTTCTCCAGCCGCTGCAGGATGAGGTATGGTGgaaccccagcccagggttccTCACCCCCAGAGAACATCTCCCACAAGGTCACTCCAAACATCCACACATCAGAGGCTGATGAGAAGGCTCCCTGGCGCAGGCTCTCTGGGGCACACCTGTGGAAGTGGAAGTTGATGGGGCTGAACATGTATACCTGGGAGTTTGCCTCTCGCTGGGCACCCATCCCCTTGATGCACCTACCCCCTGGATGCTCCCATCATCATTTCCTTGCCCTCCCAGACCCCACTATCCCTCTGACTGCCCTAGGCCTGCAGATCTTCAGATCTGCCGCCCAGGCTCCAGTCTGACCACCCACATGCGTTGCCCTCACCAGGCATAGGGGATAGGGCGGGGCCCGCCCATGACGTAGCGGCCCCGGGCCCCGCCCAGCGGCCGCACCAGCCCGAAGTCTGCCACCTTGATAGTGCGTGGTGAGGCCAGCAGCAGGTTGCGTGTAGCAAGGTCCCGGTGCACCAGTCCACGGGCTCCCAAGTATGCCATGGCCCCAGCTAACTGCCGCAGAAAGAGACACAGCAGGGCCACTGGCAGCGGGGGTGTTGGGGCCGGCTCTGTCAGGCGCGCGTGCAGGGAGCCCAGTGGTGCCAGCTCCATCACCTGCAGGAACACAGCACAGTGTGAGCCATGGTCTGGCTCCACTGGCCTCTTCTGTCACACATCATTCCCAAGGCTGTTCAGAGAACCAGCGTCTGGATCGGCTCACCATCTGCAGAGGCTGACCCAGTACAAGGCCATGCAAACGCAGCACATGTGGGTGCTCCAATTTCATCATGACAGATACTTCTCGCAGGAAGTCTCCCAGCTCTGTGCCCATGGGACCTTCCGGACCTACCCGGAGGGACTTGACAGCCACTGGGATCTGGAGGTGGGGGGGAGGCATCATCATGTAGCAGAGGTAATGACTATGCCAAGGCCAGAGCCAAGAGGGCATAAAGATCAAAGGAGTATGGagggggagtggagggagggccCAAGGCCatggcacacttgtaatcccagcgactcggaagctgaggcaagaggatcacaagtttgagggcagcctagCAActtactctgtctcaaaattaaaataaaaaggaccaggaatgtagctcagtggtaaagcaccccgggttcaattcccaataacctcccccccagccaaaaaaaaaaaaaaaagaagatagggATGGGGGACAGCTGGCCCAGTTATTCTGGATGAAGTAAGCTCCCAAACACTCACACTCTGGCCACTGGGCAGTGTCCACAGCCCTCGATGTACCACACCAAAGCAGCCTGAGCCCAGCAGCTCCCTTCTGCACACAGCATCCTCTGGGATCAGACACTTGAGTCTCCCTTCTGGCTCAGAGAGGCATGGAAGGCTGTCTGAGGGTCGGATGGTCTCTTTCTGCTCAGGGGCAAAACTCCCAAGAATCTGAAACAGGAGTGGGAGGTCAGGGTTACAGAACCCTGCATAAGCCTTCCTGCCACTCAACCAACCCATTCCCTGGCCTAAGCTGGCCGTTTAAGGCCCTCAaataccaccatcaccatcacataCCTTGTAAACCCAGTTCTTAGACTTGACTCCCAAACGGTGTCTCTTCAGAGCTTCAGCCAGTCTGCGCTGGGCTGTAGGAAGCCAGAATCAGAAGGCTAGCCCCAGGGTGAAGCAGGGTACATAGAGTATTATAGACAAGAAAAGACCTAGGGTGTGGGGGAGTGGCAATTGATAGGCCAGGGAAGGAGTAACCAGGACCCCAGAACAAGGGTTCCTTACCAGGCCGGCCCATGCCAATGCCATCCAGGTCCTCAGGCTTTACAAAGTCAAAATGCTCTGGCCGAGTGACATTAAGCTCCTCAAGGATGGGCCGATAAAACTGGGCCAGCTGGATATCCCGGAGTAGCCGCAGTAGCCACAGGGAACCGGCCTCAGGAAGCATGTCTGGAGAAGGACCCCTATGGATGATGATACTCTTTCAGATACAGCCTAGGGTAGGAACCTTAGACACTGAGACTAGAGACTAGGTCTCTAGTGCCACCCTTAACACATCAGAAACAAGTACAGAGGAAGAAACACATCAGAGAATTCCAGGAACCCTCCTACTTACACACACAAACCCCAGATAGGATGTTCCCCATCTGAAAAGCTCACGGTACTTTACACTCTCAACTACTGAGAAAATTGCCCTCTTACACCTAAGATTTCAAAACACTGCCTACACTATAGCTGAGTCCAGGTATGCCACTGCCCTCACCCCAAAGATATTATGCCATACTGTGCCTGTACCCCTAGGATACTCAAACACACTGCTGCTTTAGAAGTGAGCTACACTACTCGACAGTCACACATATACACCTGAGTCTCTCCTCCTCATACATGAGACGCTTTTGCCTACTACCCACACTCTAGAGATGCCCAGATATGTGAATCACACCATACCTCAAAGATGTAGGTACATACACATGTGCAGGCAGTATACTGCTATGGACACATGTCCTGAGACCGACAGATATGTTGCAAATCATACTTCAGGTGTCTCTCAACTCCGAGATGTTTCAGTATGTTGTGCCCAGATTTAGGGCTACATACCTTCTCACATAAATGAATTTGACACACAGCAATTCACTGCCCCCACACATGGAAGACACCCAGATACACCCCCCACATGTCTGAAACACCTAGGactacataaacacacacaacaTCAAGTCACAGTGTCCTTAAATACCTGACTTATGCAGGCATACTGCTTCCTCACCTCTGCAATGCCCAAGATCATGAACTCAGACACCAAGACGGCAACATTTGAAATCAAGTCAGGCCTTTGTGCTGGGCGACTAAGTTCAGGTAGGTGCTAAGCTCCCCTACTGCCCTCAGAGCCACCTAGGCTGCCAGGTGCACAGTCCTTGCACACCCACCAAGTACAGAACACTGCCGCACACCTACGTCACCCAGGCTAATGTGACTTAGAGGCAGCTCCACCAGCCTTTGTTAAATAAAACTCTAGGTGCTCTGGCTGCCTGCTCACAAACTCACACACATCACGACCCCTCTACCCCCACTTTAGTTTTAAGGAAGAAATGGGCTAGAAATTGGGCGGGagcaggggtggggaaggagaccGCTCAGGACGAAAGACCCAGCAGTGAACAGAAGGTGAGAAGGTAGAAGCGCAGAACCCGAGACTGGGGGAAACACTAAGCAGGAAGGACCTGGGGATTGGAGGGGAGGCCCAGTACCCCGCGGACACACCCCAAGCGCCCCACGCGGAGACTCCCCGGTTTGGTGTGGACCCTCACCTGGCGAAGGCGGAAGCGACTGCAGCGGAGCCGCCCAGGTTGCCAGCACTAAATCCTGAAAAGGGCGGGACCCGAGGCAGCAGAGGGCGGGTCCTGGCAGCAGGCCCGGGATAGATTCCTGCTGGCACCAGGCGAGAGTGGCCAGGGTGACTGGGGGCCCCTCCCTTCTGCAGCCAGGTCAGTCCCCAGACCATGAGAAATCTCCCTTTGCCTGCCTTTCCTCACACTCTCTACCCAGCCTTCTCCAAAGAACTTTCTATCCTTTCTAGAACATATTCCCCTGGGACCTGCCCCTTATGCCCTCTCCCCCAAATCCTTGACCTCTCTCAACCAGGACCCACCCCTTAAATGAGTAAGCAACTGCTAGATATACCCTGCCCGGAGCTGGGAATGTAGGCTACACAGCACATTGGCACTGCCCTATAACAGGAGAGAGATCCCTGAGAAGCTTTAACAGGTCAGGGGAAGCCAGGCCAGTTCAGGGTGCTTTGGAATGGAGCCAGGGCACAGGGATGTTGATGTTGGTCCAAAATCAGCCTCAGTCCTAGAAAGTCTAGAATTGAAGCTGTTGTTGAAACTAGGCAGCACTCCAGGCCTCAGGGACTCCTTTCTTATTACTGACTCTTCCTGAATAATACATCTAGGCACCCCTAACCCCATTGTAGCCTCTGCCCACTCCAGGGCTCTGTACCCTGCCACCAGGCCTGTGGCCACAGCAACACTGTCTGGAACCTTGTCTCACTCTGTTTACCTCAGGGGTCCAAAAGAGGAAGCTGCCAATCTTAGGACATCTGGCTTGCCTCCTGTCCCAAGGAAGGATGTATAAACATAGCACTTGCTGTCCCCTGGGTCTCAGAGGGAAAAGCCCTTCTCATATTGGCACACACATGGGATATTACAGCATCAATGGGAAAATCTTTGTAATGCCGTTTTGTGTATATTGTTTTCTTGCCAATTATTTTGCCCTCCAACCAGACCAGCTCAGCACACTGTAATTGTTCTTTCTACTTTTGCCAACATTAATGTATTGTGAGTTATGGTGGGGGCTGGTCTGGTCTTATtcacccttgtttttttttttttttttttttttgcgcggGAAGGGTACTGCtggttgaactcaggagtgccTTAACACCAAGCTATCTCCTCagctccccccacacacctttttttttttttttttttgagacaagttctaagTTAccaagagtctcactaaattgctaaggctggttttcctgtctcagcctcctgagttgctgggattacaggtaagagCCACCTCACCTGGCAATCTTTGTGTTTTAAGTGCCTGTGAGTGTAGACATATACTACACACAATGCATATTGGTTATAAAGAAGTCTGCTGAGTCTAATCAGGTCTGATGATCTTTGTAGATGATCTGTCATTATTTCCTGCTTTTCAAGATAtcattggtggggctggggttgtagtttagtggtagagacctttcctagcatgggtgaggcactgggttcaatcttcagcacaacataaaaataaataaatgtattgtgtccatttacaattattattatttttggcacAAAGGATTGAGCTCAGGGTACTTAACCTCTTAGACAGATCCccaccccccttcccttcccttcccttctcttccctttttttaacatttattttttagttttcggcggacacaacatctttgtttgtatgtggtgctgaggatcgaacccgggccaggcaagcgagctaccgcttgagccacatccccagctccccagccccttttttaatatttactagagacaaggtcttgcagagttgcttaggtccttgataagttgctgaagctgggattataggtgtgtgccaccatgcccagctaaaattttttttaataaaaaataaaataaaataaaaagggctaaggatgtagctcagtggtagaacacccctacgtttaatccccagtaactaacacacacacacacacacatacacacacacacacacagagtatcgttcctgttttgtactttttttttttaaagagagagagagagaaaattttttaatatttatttttcagttttcggtggatataacttctttattttatttttttatgtggtgcggaggatcgaacccagcaccccacgcataccaggcaagcacgctaccgcttgagccacatccccagccct includes:
- the Tnk1 gene encoding non-receptor tyrosine-protein kinase TNK1 isoform X1 is translated as MLPEAGSLWLLRLLRDIQLAQFYRPILEELNVTRPEHFDFVKPEDLDGIGMGRPAQRRLAEALKRHRLGVKSKNWVYKILGSFAPEQKETIRPSDSLPCLSEPEGRLKCLIPEDAVCRRELLGSGCFGVVHRGLWTLPSGQSIPVAVKSLRVGPEGPMGTELGDFLREVSVMMKLEHPHVLRLHGLVLGQPLQMVMELAPLGSLHARLTEPAPTPPLPVALLCLFLRQLAGAMAYLGARGLVHRDLATRNLLLASPRTIKVADFGLVRPLGGARGRYVMGGPRPIPYAWCAPESLRQGAFSSASDVWMFGVTLWEMFSGGEEPWAGVPPYLILQRLEKDRARLPRPPLCSRALYSLALRCWAPHPADRPSFSCLEGLLQEAWPSEGRCVRSVTEPGALRMEPGDPITIIEGSCHFSPCLHPLHQLLFPHSPDSTTWKGQNGRTFKAGSFPASAVTLADLGGSPATRPVHRGSPARGEQHRGSIDGDREKAKPRDLPPAWGQRRKAPLQRMKGISKSLESVLSLGPRPTGGGSSPPELRHARAVPQGPPGLPPRLPFTSNSSQPSQPPRERPPWPKREPPHNHRIGVPGASKATVSSGGLLLDPEWQRKITEMELTVHGVTHQECQAALKATGGDVVSAIRNLKVDQLFHLSSRSRTDCWRILEHYQWDLSAASRYVLARS
- the Tnk1 gene encoding non-receptor tyrosine-protein kinase TNK1 isoform X2 — protein: MLPEAGSLWLLRLLRDIQLAQFYRPILEELNVTRPEHFDFVKPEDLDGIGMGRPAQRRLAEALKRHRLGVKSKNWVYKILGSFAPEQKETIRPSDSLPCLSEPEGRLKCLIPEDAVCRRELLGSGCFGVVHRGLWTLPSGQSIPVAVKSLRVGPEGPMGTELGDFLREVSVMMKLEHPHVLRLHGLVLGQPLQMVMELAPLGSLHARLTEPAPTPPLPVALLCLFLRQLAGAMAYLGARGLVHRDLATRNLLLASPRTIKVADFGLVRPLGGARGRYVMGGPRPIPYAWCAPESLRQGAFSSASDVWMFGVTLWEMFSGGEEPWAGVPPYLILQRLEKDRARLPRPPLCSRALYSLALRCWAPHPADRPSFSCLEGLLQEAWPSEGRCVRSVTEPGALRMEPGDPITIIEGSPDSTTWKGQNGRTFKAGSFPASAVTLADLGGSPATRPVHRGSPARGEQHRGSIDGDREKAKPRDLPPAWGQRRKAPLQRMKGISKSLESVLSLGPRPTGGGSSPPELRHARAVPQGPPGLPPRLPFTSNSSQPSQPPRERPPWPKREPPHNHRIGVPGASKATVSSGGLLLDPEWQRKITEMELTVHGVTHQECQAALKATGGDVVSAIRNLKVDQLFHLSSRSRTDCWRILEHYQWDLSAASRYVLARS